The following are from one region of the Mixophyes fleayi isolate aMixFle1 chromosome 7, aMixFle1.hap1, whole genome shotgun sequence genome:
- the LOC142098430 gene encoding up-regulator of cell proliferation-like, with product MPASGNAVSFKPDTIILPLKGIRDVKPKRLLQISQMAETQGNGRPLQDFMLKLGLEEFVTSKLTLKKVLSIRRKTCRDIEPRPLKSVPWFFLQKLMTLNGTARSMNPKDTEVTDDGQEFNVDDFFKENVNVSNALNPLDVVCALLHCSDNFLQQEIISKMSMCQFAVPLLLPAGDGIECTFMLWAMRNIVKRWRPHVLAERKGFVEESLVNISIPIFSFVRLGVYNLSKSKILNQVLSHDEQQHDYFVHGNMIGGNVRRVISDGLVEIIWYFPAGGASDLFPDPVAVTNLRGDLQCNRKQFHFLTKVSSTVFVFIGNIDEDSNCFKDIQVSNLSYKNNNFLFIINKNDHSDTARKAINYLSTLFSSLKNGLIALNPRTSENRVIVKKLQLLLNEKILSSKIQNVLDNLSQVADGIGIDIDENSEACKKTRTLAREITECIKDVTEYKKHTMKLQGDLWSQLAINEKEMCRMRRQGNKNGQDYRSQLIKTNSDLRRQQSQQILPGGIRKFKNALTDLSQSERPYFLKWMRFYLDRISRKNMSQIQDQPPEDKSLGQTFFESNLGIEHFLRELGQFYEAECFMVKNGEININQKRFNYLPGIAADLLLDGFPLELIDGDVSNIPLQWITDILTELDNKTGGHCRMRVITVLGVQSTGKSTLLNTMFGLQFPVASGRCTRGAFMTLMKVEKTFQEELGYQFILVIDTEGLKAPELASLDDSSEHDNELATLVVGLSDITIINVSMENTSEMKEILQIVVHAFLRMKQVGKKPNCQFVHQNVSDPSAHEQNLKEKNLLLKHLDEMTTVAAKMEGYTDVTKLSDIIEYDIENHNWYIPGLWHGVPPMASICTGYSEKISELKIHLLDILKQKPHSNSCNIKEFIEWIKSLWNAVKHEKFLFSFRSSLVAEAYNKLCIEYSDLEWNFRKKVHSWMTETENQIRNQLSAKDEAEIWMGLKKGIDEVLQVEVQIMEQSLETFFKSEDKHVKLVEIYKEDFMRSVSLLVNELKYHLHNKCSEVIAIQKEIKKIRQIQGSYQKIIEEQVEKLLNNSRDKHYTLDDKELESEFETMWNKTVENFNLSSLEKLNIDQIMLEHLRKDMENKAGYINKKLIELNNLEKYQSREFKVKIKYLEGARFSLIKRRFDPVFWNNAHVVAITIMDRCNRYVTEKITKKENYSEIFCQNILDIINKSLTEKNVQTFQFKLNFEIDLKLLVLGKAAPMFQNMHDDFIENNDPNQCLEKLKTDYLNTFKRVYQVKDDCKYRAQTFCEICLKPALSRYVYSHLGKDIVDDILMSEDSQKYGSKTFFQSALLKDLLTKNTFDEYVKYCRQYEIFAKNWITKYIILRYKKPESLKNVISTNLTAIINKVKHVLEEQSFLQHTKLSYSLDAFCKSLKKNLVISQNDMNVVIFQSTASVLEFFQYVNSFLYDLNEEIQVEINSLDIESVLSRVTVKPDEELFRTVFGCGKQCPFCKVPCEAGGTDHKEHFASIHRPQGLAGYMFQRTEILCQELCSTDVVSNSKFQCPESNWEPHLYKDYQKIFPDWKIQPDPSIEASIYWKYIFKEFNEEFANEYKAKPAKLSEDWRTITLEQALQSLDKH from the exons GAAATGGAAGACCTCTTCAAGATTTCATGTTGAAACTAGGACTTGAAGAATTTGTAACCTCAAAACTTACACTTAAGAAAGTTCTAAGCATCAGAAGAAAGACGTGCAGAGATATTGAACCCCGGCCGCTGAAAAGTGTTCCCTGGTTTTTCCTGCAAAAACTCATGACTTTGAATGGAACTGCACGAAGCATGAATCCAAAAGACACAGAAGTAACGGATGATGGACAAGAATTTAATGTAGATGACTTCTTTAAAGAAAATGTTAATGTATCAAATGCTCTCAACCCTCTGGATGTTGTGTGCGCTCTCCTGCATTGCTCAGATAATTTTCTTCAACAGGAGATTATATCAAAAATGTCAATGTGCCAGTTTGCTGTCCCTCTGCTGCTCCCTGCTGGTGATGGCATAGAATGCACCTTCATGTTGTGGGCAATGAGAAATATTGTGAAAAGATGGAGGCCACATGTCTTAGCAGAAAGGAAAGGGTTTGTAGAAGAAAGTTTAGTGAACATTTCCATaccaatattttcttttgtgagGTTGGGGGTATATAATTTATCTAAATCTAAAATCCTCAATCAAGTTCTCAGCCATGATGAACAGCAACATGACTATTTCGTACATGGGAACATGATTGGTGGGAATGTGAGAAGAGTCATCTCTGATGGATTAGTGGAAATAATCTGGTACTTTCCAGCTGGTGGAGCTTCTGATCTCTTCCCTGATCCTGTTGCTGTTACTAACCTACGGGGAGATCTACAGTGTAACAGGAAACAGTTCCATTTTCTTACAAAAGTCTCATCAACGGTGTTTGTATTTATTGGCAATATAGATGAGGACAGCAACTGTTTCAAAGATATTCAAgtttcaaatttaa GCTATAAGAACAATAACTTTCTttttatcataaataaaaatgatcacaGTGATACAGCAAGAAAAGCAATTAACTATCTGTCAACATTATTTTCAAGTTTAAAGAATGGACTTATAGCACTGAATCCAAGAACATCTGAAAACAGGGTAATAGTAAAAAAACTGCAATTATTATTAAACGAAAAAATATTGTCAAGCAAAATTCAAAATGTTCTTGATAACTTGTCACAAGTGGCTGATGGAATTGGTATAGACATAGATGAGAACTCGGAGGCATGTAAGAAGACAAGAACACTCGCTCGTGAGATCACTGAATGTATAAAGGATGTGACAGAGTATAAGAAACATACAATGAAACTACAGGGAGATCTCTGGTCACAATTAGCTATAAATGAGAAAGAAATGTGCCGAATGAGGAGACAAGGTAACAAGAATGGCCAGGATTACAGATCCCAACTAATTAAGACAAATTCAGACCTACGCAGACAGCAGAGTCAGCAGATACTTCCTGGTGGTATCAGGAAATTTAAGAACGCACTGACTGACCTGTCTCAGAGTGAGAGACCTTACTTCCTGAAGTGGATGAGGTTCTATCTTGATCGAATATCTAGAAAGAATATGTCACAAATACAGGATCAACCACCTGAAGACAAAAGTTTAGGtcaaacattttttgaaagtAATTTAGGAATTGAACATTTTCTACGTGAGCTAGGACAGTTTTATGAGGCTGAATGTTTTATGGTTAAAAATGGAGAAATTAATATAAATCAGAAGCGATTCAATTATCTTCCAGGAATAGCTGCTGATCTCCTGCTGGATGGGTTCCCATTGGAGCTGATTGATGGAGATGTCTCCAACATCCCCCTGCAGTGGATAACTGATATCCTGACTGAGCTGGACAACAAGACAGGAGGACACTGCAGGATGAGAGTAATAACTGTGCTGGGAGTGCAGAGTACGGGGAAATCCACCCTTCTGAACACCATGTTTGGTTTACAGTTCCCTGTGGCCAGTGGACGATGCACACGAGGAGCCTTCATGACCCTTATGAAAGTGGAGAAGACCTTCCAGGAGGAGCTGGGCTATCAGTTTATTCTGGTGATTGACACTGAAGGGTTGAAAGCTCCTGAGTTGGCTTCCTTGGATGATAGTTCAGAACATGACAATGAGCTGGCGACACTAGTGGTTGGGTTAAGTGATATCACCATAATAAATGTGTCAATGGAAAATACATCAGAAATGAAAGAAATCTTGCAGATTGTGGTCCATGCTTTTCTGAGAATGAAACAAGTAGGGAAGAAACCTAACTGTCAATTTGTACATCAAAATGTGAGTGATCCATCTGCTCATGAACAAaatcttaaagaaaaaaatctacttCTGAAACACTTGGATGAAATGACAACTGTGGCAGCAAAGATGGAGGGTTATACTGATGTCACAAAGTTATCTGATATCATTGAATATGATATTGAAAATCATAATTGGTATATTCCTGGATTGTGGCACGGTGTTCCGCCCATGGCTTCAATTTGCACAGGATACAGTGAAAAAATCTCGGAACTTAAAATACATTTGCTGGACATTCTAAAACAAAAACCACATTCTAACTCTTGTAACATTAAAGAATTTATTGAATGGATAAAGAGTTTGTGGAATGCTGTGAAACATGAAAAGTTTCTCTTTAGTTTTAGGAGCAGCCTTGTAGCTGAGGCCTATAATAAGCTGTGTATAGAATACTCAGATCTGGAGTGGAATTTCAGGAAAAAGGTGCACAGCTGGATGACCGAGACAGAGAATCAGATAAGAAATCAGTTATCTGCTAAAGACGAAGCAGAGATTTGGATGGGTCTAAAAAAGGGAATAGATGAAGTTCTACAGGTAGAAGTACAGATAATGGAACAGTCCCTGGAAACATTCTTTAAAAGTGAAGATAAACATGTGAAGTTGGTGGAAATATACAAAGAGGACTTTATGAGGAGTGTGTCACTGCTAGTGAATGAACTTAAATATCATCTACATAACAAGTGCAGTGAAGTTATCGCCATCCAAaaggaaataaagaaaataagacAAATACAAGGAAGTTATCAAAAAATCATTGAGGAGCAAGTTGAAAAACTCCTGAATAATTCCAGAGATAAACACTATACGCTGGATGACAAAGAGCTGGAGTCGGAATTTGAGACTATGTGGAACAAAACAGTGGAAAACTTTAACTTAAGCAGTTTAGAGAAACTCAACATTGATCAAATAATGCTGGAACATCTAAGAAAAGACATGGAAAATAAAGCAGGCTACATTAATAAGAAACTTATTGAACTTAACAATTTAGAAAAATATCAGTCAAGAGAATTTAAAGTGAAGATAAAATATCTTGAAGGGGCAAGATTCAGTCTCATAAAAAGGAGATTTGACCCTGTATTCTGGAATAATGCACATGTTGTAGCTATCACAATTATGGATCGATGTAATCGTTATGTCACagaaaaaataaccaaaaaagaaaattatagtgAAATATTTTGTCAGAATATACTGGATATTATCAATAAAAGTCTCACAGagaaaaatgtgcaaacatttcaGTTTAAATTAAATTTTGAGATAGATCTAAAACTTCTAGTTTTAGGAAAGGCAGCCCCAATGTTCCAGAATATGCATGATGACTTCATCGAAAACAATGATCCAAATCAATGTCTTGAAAAACTAAAGACAGATTACTTGAATACCTTTAAACGAGTATATCAAGTAAAGGACGACTGTAAATACAGAGCTCAGACGTTCTGTGAAATATGCCTGAAGCCAGCGCTATCTAGATATGTTTATTCACACCTTGGTAAAGACATTGTAGATGATATACTAATGAGTGAAGACTCACAGAAATATGGTAGTAAAACTTTCTTCCAATCTGCTTTGCTTAAGGATTTACTGACAAAGAACACATTTGATGAATATGTGAAGTATTGTCGTCAGTATGAGATCTTTGCCAAAAATTGGATAACAAAATACATAATATTGAGGTACAAAAAACCTGagagtttgaaaaatgtaatatcaACCAATCTAACAGCGATTATAAACAAAGTAAAGCATGTTCTTGAAGAACAATCATTTCTTCAACATACAAAATTGTCATACAGTTTGGATGCATTTTGTAAGAGTCTAAAGAAAAATTTAGTAATTTCACAGAATGACATGAATGTGGTCATCTTTCAAAGCACAGCAAGCGTTCTTGAGTTCTTCCAATATGTTAATTCATTCCTATATGATCTTAACGAAGAAATACAAGTTGAGATAAATTCCTTAGATATTGAATCTGTTCTATCCAGGGTTACTGTAAAGCCTGATGAAGAGCTCTTTAGGACAGTGTTTGGTTGTGGGAAACAATGTCCATTCTGTAAAGTCCCCTGTGAGGCTGGAGGCACCGACCATAAGGAGCACTTTGCATCTATTCACCGTCCACAAGGATTAGCAGGATATATGTTCCAACGCACTGAAATTCTTTGTCAAGAACTGTGTTCAACAGACGTTGTGAGTAATTCAAAATTTCAGTGTCCTGAATCAAACTGGGAACCACATCTTTACAAAGATTATCAGAAAATTTTCCCAGACTGGAAAATTCAGCCCGATCCAAGCATTGAGGCTTCTATATATTGgaaatatattttcaaagagtTTAATGAGGAGTTTGCCAATGAATATAAGGCTAAACCTGCAAAGTTGTCTGAAGATTGGAGGACAATAACATTAGAGCAAGCACTTCAAAGCCTAGATAAACATTAA